The genomic DNA AAGCCTATGTTCTAACAGATGATATTTATGGAAAACTAATTCTTGACCAACAGACTTATTTTTCTGCCGCCATGAGCGGAAAATTTGATCAGGATAAAATTATTGTTATCAATGGTCTTTCTAAAACATATTCCATGACCGGCTGGCGGGTGGGTTGGGCATTAGCCCATGAAGATATCATTTCCGCAATGACAAAAATACAGTCTCAAACAACTGCCAATGTGAGTGCTATTTCTCAATGGGCTGCCTTAGAAGCGGTTAGTGGTAATCAAAACGATGTCCAAGTTATGCAAGAAACATTTATTCAAAGAAGAAATGAATGTTTAAAAATAATAAAAGATATTCCTAGATGTAAAGTGCTTGAGCCGCATGGTGGGTTTTATTTCTTTTTTGATGTCAGAGAGGCGATGAAAAAAATGGGTTTTGAGTCTGATATTGAATTAAGCAATATGTTACTTGAGAAGTATTTTTTAGCTTTGGTTCCCGGCAGTGCTTTTGGAAAAAATGGTTTTTTAAGAATGAGTTTTGCTGCGAATATGAACCATCTTACTGAAGGTTTGAATAGACTAAAACAAGCTTTTGCGCTTAAAGAGTGAAAATTTGAAAAATATATTTAATCAATAAAGTTTAAATAAATTTGAATATTCAACTTACTCTCCAGGATTAATTTCAAATATTCCGCTGGTTAAATTTAATTCACCATTATTTGCATACATACTTCTTTGCAAAACCCAAAGATCAGATCTTAATAGAGGATTGTAAGTTGAGTTGTAGAGCACATTTGCTCGTGTGTAACTATGATGAGTACTGTCACCATCAGTGTCAGCAACTGCTCTAACAGTCAATGTTTGATTGAGGGGGACACCATAATTTGCTTGCACCCATGAGTCTCTGCCTGCATAAGCAGTGAATTTGCTTACGGTAGGGTCCAATAAAAAAATATTGTAGGTTGCATTTTGTGATCTGACATATTCTCCAAGAAATTTATTGTTAGCATTATAGCGGTTAGATGAGGTTATAAGACAGTCTGTACTGTTAAAAGTTAATTTTGACTGAAAAAAACATATGTATTTTTTTTGATTAAGTGGATGTTGGTGACGAGCTGTTGTTCTACCATTGCAGGTTTTGCTATCGCTCCAGTAGGTTGATAAACCAGCAAATGAATAATTTGGTTGACACATCAGGGTTCTATTTTGATGTAAAAAGGGCTGTGTTTTGTAATATAAGGTTTGAGAGTCTACAACTTTTCTTAATAATAATAATCCTTCAGACTTGTATGCATCGGCAATATATTTTCTGTATTGTGGAACCCCTACTGTTGCTAAAATTCCTACGATTAAAATAGCAGTCATTGCCTCAACAAGACTAAAACCTTTACGAAGGTGATTTATATTTAATGTCTTCATATTGATATGATGTTTTTTGTATGTAAACTGCAGTAGGAATATATCTCAAAATATCAAGATTGGTCAAATTGGAAAAAATTATTGAATTTTATGTAATAGATATTGGTGTGCTTGTTGGTACTGTTCAGGGTTGATGCGAAATTTTTCTTTGAAGCTCTTTAGAAACTCTAAGGCTTGTTCTGAAGAAGAGTTTTTTAAAACCCCTTGAGTTAAAAGCAAGTAGGTATTGAGACTTGGATTCATCTTTAAAATAACATCAATAGTGTTTTTTGGAAGTAGGTTGCACTGAATATAGTAATACACAAGTGTTTCAATGCCGTGATTAGGCTCAGGCAAAAATAAAGGAGTATGCGTATCCAATAGAAATGGTGATTGAAAGTTTTTTTCTGGATACGGGCATGCTTCTTGACTTAGTGGAAATTGATAAAACTCTTCTAAGAGATTTATAGCAGCCAATAAATCTTGCTGCCTAAAAAACTGTTTGCTCCACTGGACAATAGTATAAGTACATATTGTTTTTTCAATAGAACTAAAGTCATATTTTAGTTTAGCTTGACAGTAATTGAGTAACTTTTCTTTTTCTTGGCTAAAATAATTTGAACTTAAAAACAATTCGTTATCATTAATGGTTTCATTTTCTTCAAAAACTTTTGTTGTGTATTGGTTTTTAAACAAAGAAAGATGTTTCTTTTGATACCATTTGTTTTTAGCTAACTCAGCAGGAATAGTCCAGTGATCAGGTTTAATATTTTCAATGTATTGAGCGTACCAATAGTTAAAGACCCAGTGATCACTGGTTAGTATTGATACAGAATTGTAAGGAGTTTTTTTTAAAAAATGCGATAAAATTTTTCCTACTTCGCTGCCATTGGTTTTAAGGGCACTTGTAAAATAATAGCTTTGAAATATGATTAAAAAACTTGCCAAGATAGAAGTATAGCTAGTTTTCCACTGAGTGAATGTTGTTTGACTTTGTAAAAGAATATGCCAAGAGAAAATAAGTATTGAAAAACACAAGATGAGTGCATAGCCATGTATATCAGGATTTTCAAAAGTATATGGTAAGATGAGCCATGGAAT from Oligoflexia bacterium includes the following:
- a CDS encoding pyridoxal phosphate-dependent aminotransferase gives rise to the protein MNSLVKNLKASATLALNQKAKDFIAQGKPVINLTTGEPDFKTSDRIQKAAIDAIKSGKHFYTASAGIIELREAIAKTSQSFYQKSYKNENVIVTNGGKQALFNAMFSILEPEDEVLILKPYWVSYPEIVKLCKGKPVLVESHFEKNFLPDIEDLKKEITSKTKALIINSPSNPTSQVFPKAWIEECLSVLNKNAPQAYVLTDDIYGKLILDQQTYFSAAMSGKFDQDKIIVINGLSKTYSMTGWRVGWALAHEDIISAMTKIQSQTTANVSAISQWAALEAVSGNQNDVQVMQETFIQRRNECLKIIKDIPRCKVLEPHGGFYFFFDVREAMKKMGFESDIELSNMLLEKYFLALVPGSAFGKNGFLRMSFAANMNHLTEGLNRLKQAFALKE
- a CDS encoding prepilin-type N-terminal cleavage/methylation domain-containing protein — encoded protein: MKTLNINHLRKGFSLVEAMTAILIVGILATVGVPQYRKYIADAYKSEGLLLLRKVVDSQTLYYKTQPFLHQNRTLMCQPNYSFAGLSTYWSDSKTCNGRTTARHQHPLNQKKYICFFQSKLTFNSTDCLITSSNRYNANNKFLGEYVRSQNATYNIFLLDPTVSKFTAYAGRDSWVQANYGVPLNQTLTVRAVADTDGDSTHHSYTRANVLYNSTYNPLLRSDLWVLQRSMYANNGELNLTSGIFEINPGE
- a CDS encoding DUF2723 domain-containing protein, whose product is MNRVLLGISFLYCLIFIGLYPGWYDSAELVTGSFTLGLTHPPGQPFYILLNYAFCNLFMFGSIAFRSALFSCLLGIASVYLAYKLIIEDQKLNNFQKILIYISLLTIPSLAVQITRIELYTLILFLALLNIHCIHQFMKKDHLPYLYLAAFICGLAFCVHTLMAFFQTLILALYCLHILIKTYNKNTWQQLKKTAWLNIFFFIGFACNLYLVIRAHSNLKVMMMPIENFSDFMYFILAKTYARSFSLKSLHYNIDHFGSLLKIILPFVFFILPSLIFINFSKLVSKKTFLFLFFSLINTIPWLILPYTFENPDIHGYALILCFSILIFSWHILLQSQTTFTQWKTSYTSILASFLIIFQSYYFTSALKTNGSEVGKILSHFLKKTPYNSVSILTSDHWVFNYWYAQYIENIKPDHWTIPAELAKNKWYQKKHLSLFKNQYTTKVFEENETINDNELFLSSNYFSQEKEKLLNYCQAKLKYDFSSIEKTICTYTIVQWSKQFFRQQDLLAAINLLEEFYQFPLSQEACPYPEKNFQSPFLLDTHTPLFLPEPNHGIETLVYYYIQCNLLPKNTIDVILKMNPSLNTYLLLTQGVLKNSSSEQALEFLKSFKEKFRINPEQYQQAHQYLLHKIQ